The Methanobacteriaceae archaeon genomic interval TCTTCGCCAGCCTGGGCTTTTATTAAAGCTCCGAATTTTTTTTCCATTATTTGAGAATCATTTTCCGGAGATTCTATCTTTTTAACCCGTAAAGCAAAGTTTTCATTGATGATTTCTTTCCAATCAATTGATAAAATATCATTTTCCAAGTTATCTATAGCTGTATCTTTAATTAAGCTACAAATTTCATGACCATATGCAATTCTTTTGGCGATAATATCCGCAGCATCCCCATTATCCGTTTTAAGCTTTACAACTCCCATTTCGACTTCTTTTAAATCATAGTCAATATTTTCAGCATCTAAAATAGCCCTGAGCTCGGCTAAAGGCAATGTTTCATGTTCTCGTGATAAAATTAGAAAAATTTCCATATTTGGGACACACTCCTGTATAAAACCTTAGGTAGCACAGAAAAGATCAATCCCCTCTTTAAAAGTTCTTTCACCAGAGGCGACTGTGAGTCCATGTCCCCATATGTTGAAATAATATCTTCTGCGCCCTTTTCTTTTAGTTTAATAAACATTTCATCCAGATCTTTGTCACTCAGTAATTCAAAAGTTTTTTGGACCATTAGCTGAGTTTTAAGCTCTTTTTCAAATTCTTTCCGGTATTGAATTTCATATTCTTTTAAAATGGAAGTTTTATCCTCATCCAAAGCTTTAGTAACCACATCTGCCGCAATTTTAGCACATGCAAATCCAATAAGCAATCCACCACCAGTAGTTGGTTTTACCTGAGATGCAGCATCACCTAAAAGAATAGCTTTTTTATTTACCAGAGTTTTTTTAGAATCAAAGACTGGTATCTCACCATGATACTTCTTTAAAATTTTTATATCATTTAAATAATTTTGAGATTGCATAAATTTTGATAAAATCTGTTTTAAAGACGGATAATCGTGATCACCAAATAATCCAATTCTGGTCTGATTTTTAGATAAAGGAATGGACCAAATAAAACCAGGTGACAGAGCAGAATTCACATGAAGATTAACAAAATCAGTTTCCAGTGGTTTTGAAGTTTCAACCAGATATTGTGAAGCTTTAACAGTATTAGATCTTTTATTAAAAGAATTGGAAATTGAAGATGAATGACCGTCAGCACCAACAATAACCCTTGCAGATATCTCTTTTTGACCCTGGTTAGCCAGTTTAACAGTTCCCATTTCAGAATTAACAGACTTTACATTATGCTTTAATAAAATTTCAGCGCCCTCAACAGCAGCTATTTCTGCCAAATACTTGTCATATCCAATCCTATCTAAAACATATGCCTGAGTATCTTTTTTAGACACTTTCATAATGTGATTTGAAGGCGAGTGAAGATAAGCACCATTAACCTCATTTAAAATAAATTCTTCAGGAAGGTTATTTAAATTTTTTATTTTTTTCCCTAAAAGACCAGCACACTGTAAAGGTAAACCAACCTCTTTCTTCTTTTCAAG includes:
- a CDS encoding NAD(P)/FAD-dependent oxidoreductase produces the protein MSDYDILVVGAGPAGSTFARYMAEKGYKVGILEKKKEVGLPLQCAGLLGKKIKNLNNLPEEFILNEVNGAYLHSPSNHIMKVSKKDTQAYVLDRIGYDKYLAEIAAVEGAEILLKHNVKSVNSEMGTVKLANQGQKEISARVIVGADGHSSSISNSFNKRSNTVKASQYLVETSKPLETDFVNLHVNSALSPGFIWSIPLSKNQTRIGLFGDHDYPSLKQILSKFMQSQNYLNDIKILKKYHGEIPVFDSKKTLVNKKAILLGDAASQVKPTTGGGLLIGFACAKIAADVVTKALDEDKTSILKEYEIQYRKEFEKELKTQLMVQKTFELLSDKDLDEMFIKLKEKGAEDIISTYGDMDSQSPLVKELLKRGLIFSVLPKVLYRSVSQIWKFF